In Caldicellulosiruptor morganii, the following proteins share a genomic window:
- a CDS encoding aminotransferase-like domain-containing protein → MSVSIQLDKSSKKPLYVQLYEAIKEKILSGEYGYMSKLPPVRKLCRDLNINLSTVTKALNQLQLEGYVKAVAGSGYYVVYNEYQDKVIFEEEIPGTLVAEAINLSSSKLPYNLYPIEEFKSSINAAIESFGPQIFDYTEPFKNPLKEYLVEEYLKKFKIYTESSNITIVSGAQQGIEIVTKSFLKPGDTVFMENPSYLGAYHIFSNMHLNIVGIDIDQMEQIELYIKKFSPKAIYIIPFSQNPTGISYTEEYKRYLCEIAEKYKFYIIEDDFLSDVDEESFPVKAYDKADRVFYIKSFSTITMPALRIGFVVAPREFSDEVAYFKSTADISTSLFIQVSFAHFLKNYFDMYIQNLKLYIQEKQKLFLDLMKEYNLLKRLFTQQPKGIFVSFWLPSKISSAYIYNRLKAEKVLIQPHTCFYHKPDSVNFFRVSFLNCSNLELKTGVEKIRDVLNSIS, encoded by the coding sequence ATGTCTGTATCGATACAGCTTGATAAAAGTTCAAAAAAACCTCTTTATGTTCAGCTCTATGAAGCCATCAAAGAGAAGATTTTATCCGGTGAGTATGGTTATATGAGCAAACTCCCACCTGTCAGGAAACTCTGCAGGGATTTAAATATCAACCTCTCTACTGTGACAAAAGCCTTAAATCAGCTTCAGCTTGAGGGATATGTTAAGGCAGTTGCAGGCAGTGGATACTATGTTGTGTACAATGAATATCAGGATAAAGTGATATTTGAAGAAGAGATACCGGGGACCCTTGTGGCTGAAGCCATAAACCTTTCATCTTCAAAACTGCCATATAACTTGTATCCCATTGAAGAGTTTAAATCATCAATAAATGCTGCAATTGAAAGCTTTGGTCCACAAATTTTTGATTATACTGAGCCTTTCAAAAACCCTTTGAAGGAATATCTTGTTGAAGAATACTTAAAAAAATTCAAAATATACACTGAATCCTCAAATATAACAATTGTCTCGGGTGCTCAGCAGGGGATAGAAATTGTGACAAAAAGCTTCCTAAAGCCGGGCGATACAGTGTTTATGGAAAATCCTTCGTATTTGGGAGCATATCATATCTTCAGCAATATGCATCTGAACATTGTCGGAATTGATATAGACCAGATGGAGCAAATTGAACTCTATATTAAAAAATTTTCTCCGAAAGCAATTTATATAATTCCGTTTTCTCAAAATCCAACCGGGATTTCATATACCGAGGAATATAAGAGATATTTATGTGAGATTGCTGAAAAATATAAATTTTACATCATTGAGGATGATTTTTTAAGTGATGTGGATGAAGAAAGTTTTCCTGTGAAGGCTTATGATAAAGCAGATAGAGTTTTCTATATAAAAAGCTTTTCAACAATAACCATGCCGGCTCTGAGAATTGGTTTTGTGGTGGCACCACGAGAGTTTTCTGATGAGGTTGCATATTTTAAATCTACTGCTGATATTTCAACATCGCTGTTCATTCAGGTATCTTTTGCGCATTTTTTGAAAAATTACTTTGACATGTATATCCAAAATTTGAAATTATACATTCAGGAAAAGCAGAAACTATTTTTAGACTTGATGAAAGAGTATAATCTCTTAAAAAGACTGTTTACTCAACAGCCAAAAGGTATTTTTGTATCATTCTGGCTGCCATCAAAAATTTCTTCGGCATATATTTACAACAGGCTAAAAGCCGAAAAGGTACTCATACAACCTCATACATGTTTTTACCACAAGCCAGATTCTGTTAACTTCTTCAGAGTAAGTTTTCTGAACTGTAGCAATCTTGAGCTTAAAACCGGAGTAGAAAAGATAAGAGATGTTTTAAACTCAATCTCATAA
- a CDS encoding peptide ABC transporter substrate-binding protein: MKKRLIAAFILVMFLVTGLFINSNYKSTEAASKQVLTYINGAEPRYLDPALNNAADGANIIINVFEGLTKVDVKSKKTVPGMAEKWTVSKDGLTYTFYLRKNAKWSDGKPVTAYDFEYAWKRALDPKTASEYAYQLFYIKNGRKFNEGKAKASDVGVKALNETTLQVKLESPTPYFIDLTNFPTYFPVRKDIVEKYGEKWQTDPKTYIGNGPFKMTKWVHNSYTELVKNPNYWDAKSITLEKIVFKLSEDERSNLLAYEARQVDGAEGIPTDEIDRLKKNGELKTAPLLGTYYYLVNCKMKPFNDPRVRRALSLAIDRKYIVDKIGKLNQKPATGFVPYDIKGISKDFRIESGSFLPEKADLATAKKLLAEAGYPNGKGFPEVEIIYNTSEGHKKIAEAIQNMWQQLGLKVKISNMEWKVLLQRRQNKDFMVARDGWVGDYMDPMTFLDLFTSYSENNNTNWSDKKYDSLIDLAKKTVDPKQRMKYLMQAEKILMDQSVVIPIYFYTKGYLLRDYVKNYYISPLGFNYFMYAKIVK; this comes from the coding sequence ATGAAAAAGCGTCTTATTGCTGCGTTTATTTTGGTAATGTTTCTTGTAACAGGTCTTTTTATTAACTCCAATTACAAGTCAACAGAGGCAGCTTCAAAGCAGGTTCTAACCTATATCAATGGTGCAGAGCCAAGATATTTGGACCCTGCTTTGAATAATGCAGCAGATGGTGCAAATATTATAATCAATGTCTTTGAAGGTTTGACAAAGGTTGATGTTAAAAGTAAAAAAACTGTGCCTGGTATGGCTGAAAAATGGACAGTTTCAAAAGATGGCCTTACTTACACATTCTATCTAAGGAAAAATGCAAAGTGGTCAGATGGCAAACCTGTTACAGCATATGATTTTGAGTATGCATGGAAGAGAGCTTTAGATCCAAAAACAGCATCAGAATATGCTTATCAGCTTTTCTACATCAAGAATGGTAGAAAGTTTAATGAAGGGAAAGCCAAAGCATCTGATGTTGGTGTAAAAGCTCTGAATGAAACAACATTGCAGGTTAAATTGGAATCACCAACACCATATTTTATTGATTTGACAAACTTCCCAACATACTTCCCTGTAAGAAAAGATATTGTAGAAAAATATGGTGAGAAATGGCAAACTGATCCAAAGACATATATTGGAAATGGACCTTTTAAGATGACAAAATGGGTTCATAATTCATATACTGAACTTGTGAAGAATCCTAATTATTGGGATGCTAAGTCGATCACTCTTGAAAAAATAGTTTTTAAACTCTCAGAAGATGAAAGATCTAACCTTCTTGCTTATGAAGCAAGACAAGTTGATGGTGCAGAAGGTATACCCACCGATGAGATTGATAGACTGAAGAAGAATGGCGAACTCAAGACAGCTCCTTTACTTGGAACATACTACTATCTTGTCAACTGTAAGATGAAACCATTTAATGATCCAAGAGTAAGACGTGCTCTATCTCTTGCAATTGACAGAAAATACATTGTTGATAAGATTGGCAAGCTCAATCAGAAACCAGCAACAGGTTTTGTTCCATATGATATAAAAGGTATTAGTAAAGATTTTAGAATAGAAAGTGGCAGCTTTCTGCCAGAAAAGGCAGATTTGGCAACAGCTAAGAAGCTTTTAGCTGAAGCGGGTTATCCAAATGGGAAAGGATTTCCTGAAGTAGAGATAATCTACAATACCAGCGAAGGGCATAAGAAGATTGCTGAAGCAATTCAAAATATGTGGCAACAACTTGGACTCAAAGTTAAGATTTCCAATATGGAATGGAAAGTTTTGCTCCAGAGAAGACAGAATAAAGACTTCATGGTTGCGCGTGATGGTTGGGTGGGCGACTACATGGATCCCATGACTTTCTTGGATTTATTTACATCATACAGTGAGAACAATAATACAAACTGGAGCGATAAAAAATACGATTCGCTGATTGATTTGGCTAAAAAGACAGTTGATCCCAAGCAAAGAATGAAATATTTAATGCAAGCTGAAAAGATTTTGATGGATCAAAGTGTTGTGATTCCAATATACTTCTACACAAAAGGGTATCTGTTAAGAGATTATGTTAAGAATTATTATATTTCTCCACTTGGATTCAACTACTTCATGTACGCAAAGATTGTAAAGTAA
- a CDS encoding M20 family metallopeptidase, with protein sequence MDLKQNRIAEAIQKNLKMFENIQRQLHNIAELSFEEYKTQEFIIKTLTEWGIENYPVARTGVIGLLNRSEECIAIRADMDAILVDGKPKHACGHDFHMAIVLGVAKTLVDIGYKKCVKFIFQPAEEGPGGAKKVIEEGGLKNPDVKKMIGFHVWPNLDVGMIEVSNGAIMASVDDFEIEFIGKGGHAAMPELTRNPIYPAIDFIQSMNNFLNAYSKKTSPFHVSFSSILSGETYNVIANTCKIKGTVRTFDDEIQKFVYTNLQKLAKFSAEKFNCDVNINYYFQYPLLINNSQVAEEFSNLSKRLLGSKNVLNAQISFTAEDFAFYCKEVPSFYFRLGIKENGKGENPLHSPFFDASEKSIFYGIYLIVNYLLAI encoded by the coding sequence ATGGATTTGAAACAAAACAGGATTGCAGAAGCAATCCAAAAAAATCTGAAAATGTTTGAGAATATTCAAAGACAGCTGCACAACATAGCTGAGCTTTCTTTTGAGGAATATAAAACACAGGAGTTCATAATAAAAACGCTAACCGAATGGGGAATAGAAAACTACCCTGTTGCCAGAACAGGAGTAATTGGACTTCTCAACAGATCTGAAGAGTGTATTGCAATCAGAGCTGATATGGATGCCATCCTTGTGGATGGAAAACCCAAACATGCCTGCGGTCATGACTTTCACATGGCAATTGTGCTGGGAGTGGCAAAAACGCTGGTTGATATTGGATACAAAAAATGTGTGAAGTTTATATTTCAACCTGCAGAAGAAGGGCCCGGAGGTGCAAAAAAAGTTATTGAAGAAGGAGGGCTTAAAAATCCAGATGTTAAAAAGATGATAGGATTTCATGTATGGCCCAATCTCGATGTAGGAATGATTGAAGTATCAAATGGTGCCATTATGGCAAGCGTGGATGACTTTGAAATAGAATTTATTGGAAAAGGCGGGCATGCTGCAATGCCAGAGCTCACAAGAAATCCAATCTACCCGGCAATAGACTTTATTCAAAGCATGAACAATTTTTTAAATGCATACTCAAAAAAGACATCTCCGTTTCATGTATCTTTTTCATCTATTTTAAGCGGTGAAACCTATAACGTCATTGCAAACACATGCAAAATAAAAGGCACTGTAAGAACATTCGACGATGAGATTCAAAAATTTGTATACACAAACCTACAAAAATTGGCAAAGTTCTCGGCTGAAAAGTTCAACTGTGATGTCAATATCAATTACTATTTCCAATATCCACTTTTAATAAATAATTCTCAGGTTGCTGAAGAGTTTTCAAATTTATCAAAAAGGCTGCTTGGTAGCAAAAATGTGCTGAATGCACAAATCAGCTTTACAGCCGAGGATTTTGCTTTTTACTGCAAAGAAGTTCCCTCTTTTTATTTCAGGCTTGGAATAAAAGAAAATGGCAAAGGAGAAAATCCTTTGCACTCACCTTTCTTTGATGCTTCTGAAAAAAGCATTTTTTATGGAATATACCTTATTGTAAATTACTTACTTGCCATTTAG